A segment of the Flavobacteriales bacterium genome:
GTCCTTGAATCGCTCATCGAAATCGCGCAGCTGATCGCCAACGAGCAGCAGCACCTGATGGGTGGCGCGTAACCGCTCCCGGCGCTCGCTCTTGTCACTGGTGCCCTCCATGAGCAGCAGATGCTTCTCATCCGCATCAGGGAAGCCCAGATCGCTCAGGTTCTTCAGCGTACTGGCCTTCTCGCGGATGTCGCGGTTGGTGATGTAGAAGACCTCGCATCCGGCTGACTTCGCGAACTGCAAGAACCTGAGTGCTCCCGGGCTCGCTTTGGCGGCGGCTTTATCCGTCCACTCGCGCCACGCGGATTGATCGAAGGTCCGATCATGCTTGATCGCGCTCACCTGATAAGGACTATTGTCGAGCACGGTCTCGTCGATATCAACGATGACAGCCAAGGGGCGCTTGTCCCATTCCCTGCTGTCCACCATCTGCTTCTCATGATCAATGGCCTCGAGCCTTGCCTCCAATCTGCTCGTCGCGAACTCATAGCCTTGGAGATATAGCCAATGCGCCTCGGCCGAAGCATGCTGCCAGAGGACGGCATCGGTTCCCTGCTGCGCGAGCAAGGCTTCATGATCCACGCCTGACGCAACAGGCTTCTGGCCGGAGCAGGCCATCAGCGCAGATAACGGAACGGCTGCCGACAGCAAGAGCCAAGGGTTCAAGGATGCATTCATGGCAAAAGCGTTGTTCAGTCCTGGCGATAGGCGCTCTCATCATCCACGCCTTCGAGCATGTCAAGGTAGCTACGATAGCGGCTGGGTGCGATGGCCCCTTCTTCAACCGCTTTCCGCACCGCGCAGCCCGGCTCCTCCCT
Coding sequences within it:
- a CDS encoding 5'-nucleotidase, lipoprotein e(P4) family; the encoded protein is MNASLNPWLLLSAAVPLSALMACSGQKPVASGVDHEALLAQQGTDAVLWQHASAEAHWLYLQGYEFATSRLEARLEAIDHEKQMVDSREWDKRPLAVIVDIDETVLDNSPYQVSAIKHDRTFDQSAWREWTDKAAAKASPGALRFLQFAKSAGCEVFYITNRDIREKASTLKNLSDLGFPDADEKHLLLMEGTSDKSERRERLRATHQVLLLVGDQLRDFDERFKDRSVNNGLDQLKDLHDSLSQYFILMPNPMYGTWRDAIHGRGTDAEKHARMKAWFEQNGY